A window of the Pogona vitticeps strain Pit_001003342236 chromosome 4, PviZW2.1, whole genome shotgun sequence genome harbors these coding sequences:
- the FBXL7 gene encoding F-box/LRR-repeat protein 7, giving the protein MGANNGKRYGSDDKGSSSISSDVSSSTDHTPTKTQKNAATSEDSDLSMRTLSTPSPALICPPNSHSLQNGKGSSTSSSSVTGETMAMVHSPPPTRLAHPLIRSASRLQKEQANIDRLPDHSVIQIFSFLPTNQLCRCARVCRRWYNLAWDPRLWRTIRLTGETINVDRALKVLTRRLCQDTPNVCLMLETVIVSGCRRLTDRGLYTIAQCCPELRQLEVSGCYNISNEAVFDVVSLCPNLEYLDVSGCSKVTCISLTREASIKLSPLHGKQISIRYLDMSDCFVLEDEGLHTIAAHCTQLTHLYLRRCIRITDEGLRYLMIYCTSIRELSVSDCRFVSDFGMREIAKLESRLRYLSIAHCARITDVGIRYITKYCSKLRYLNARGCEGITDHGVEYLAKNCTKLKSLDIGKCPLVSNIGLEFLALNCFNLKRLSLKSCESITGHGLQIVAANCFDLQMLNVQDCEISVEALRFVKRHCKRCIIEHTNPAFF; this is encoded by the exons ATTCCGACCTCAGCATGCGCACCCTCAGCACACCCAGCCCAGCACTAATATGTCCCCCAAATTCACACAGCTTGCAGAATGGCAAAGGAtcttccacctcttcctcctccgtcACTGGGGAGACAATGGCAATGGTTCACTCGCCACCTCCAACCCGCCTCGCCCACCCGCTCATCCGATCAGCCTCCCGCCTTCAGAAGGAACAAGCGAATATAGACCGGCTCCCAGACCATTCAGTGATCcagattttctcttttttgcccaCAAATCAACTGTGCCGCTGTGCCCGTGTGTGTCGCCGCTGGTATAATCTTGCTTGGGACCCCCGCCTTTGGAGGACTATTCGCTTGACGGGCGAGACAATCAATGTGGACCGAGCTCTAAAGGTGCTGACTCGGCGACTTTGTCAGGACACACCCAACGTCTGTCTCATGTTGGAGACGGTAATTGTTAGTGGCTGCAGGCGGCTCACAGACAGAGGACTCTACACCATTGCTCAGTGCTGTCCAGAACTGAGGCAGTTGGAGGTGTCGGGCTGCTACAATATTTCCAACGAGGCAGTCTTTGATGTGGTATCACTCTGTCCCAACCTGGAGTACTTAGATGTATCAG GTTGTTCCAAAGTGACGTGTATCAGCTTAACCCGCGAAGCTTCCATCAAATTGTCTCCTTTGCATGGGAAACAGATTTCTATCCGTTACTTGGACATGAGTGACTGTTTTGTCCTTGAAGACGAAGGACTGCACACGATTGCTGCCCACTGCACTCAGTTGACACACCTCTACTTGCGCCGCTGCATCCGCATCACTGACGAAGGCCTTCGTTACCTGATGATTTACTGCACGTCCATCAGGGAGCTAAGTGTGAGCGACTGCCGCTTTGTCAGTGATTTTGGTATGCGTGAGATTGCCAAGCTGGAGTCCCGCCTGCGGTACCTCAGCATTGCCCACTGTGCCCGCATCACCGATGTGGGCATCCGTTACATCACCAAGTATTGCAGCAAATTGCGCTACCTCAATGCACGGGGCTGTGAGGGCATCACGGACCATGGTGTGGAGTACCTTGCCAAAAATTGCACAAAACTCAAGTCACTCGACATTGGGAAATGCCCCTTGGTCTCCAACATTGGCTTGGAGTTCCTGGCGCTGAACTGCTTCAACTTAAAACGTCTGAGCCTAAAGTCCTGCGAGAGCATCACTGGACATGGCCTACAGATTGTAGCAGCCAACTGCTTTGACTTGCAGATGCTGAACGTCCAGGACTGTGAGATCTCAGTGGAAGCTCTGCGGTTTGTTAAACGCCACTGCAAGCGCTGTATTATAGAGCACACCAACCCTGCCTTTTTCTGA
- the MARCHF11 gene encoding E3 ubiquitin-protein ligase MARCHF11 isoform X1, which produces MNCGEGSGGNLGGGEPQQNPAPPSEEPPPPPPPPPGKAAGVPPGPAPSGRSAKGGVGQGEKPETRSVCSNSSGEAGGGGAGPICKICFQGAEQGELLNPCRCDGSVRYTHQLCLLKWISERGSWTCELCCYRYHVIAIKMKRPCQWQSITVTLVEKVQMIAVILGSLFLVASVTWLLWSAFSPYAVWQRKDLLFQICYGMYGFMDLVCIGLIVHEGASVCRVFKRWRAVNLHWDVLNYDKATDLEESNQGESSTARTLWLPLNAFRSRNLVHPTQLTSPRFQCGYVLLHLFSRMRPQEDSSDDNSSGEVVMRVTSV; this is translated from the exons AACCTCGGCGGCGGGGAACCGCAGCAAAACCCCGCCCCGCCCTcagaggagccgccgccgccgccgccgccgccgcctgggaAAGCCGCAGGGGTCCCACCCGGACCGGCCCCCAGTGGTCGCTCCGCGAAGGGTGGGGTTGGACAGGGAGAGAAACCCGAGACCCGCTCGGTGTGTAGCAACAGCAGTGGGGAAGCCGGCGGGGGCGGTGCCGGCCCCATCTGCAAGATCTGCTTCCAGGGCGCCGAGCAG gGTGAACTGTTAAATCCTTGTCGATGTGATGGGTCAGTACGGTATACACATCAACTTTGCCTGTTGAAATGGATTAGTGAAAGAGGGTCCTGGACTTGCGAACTCTGTTGTTATAGATACCATGTTATAGCAATTAAAATGAAAAGGCCTTGCCAG tgGCAAAGCATTACTGTTACACTGGTTGAGAAAGTGCAGATGATTGCTGTAATTTTGGGATCACTGTTCTTGGTAGCAAGTGTAACTTGGCTTCTGTGGTCAGCCTTCAGTCCCTACGCAGTATGGCAAAGAAAAGACCTCCTTTTCCAAATCTGCTATGGAATGTATGGTTTTATGGATCTAGTCTGTATAG gACTTATTGTACATGAAGGTGCATCAGTTTGCAGAGTATTTAAGCGTTGGAGGGCTGTCAATCTGCACTGGGATGTACTAAACTATGACAAAGCTACAGACCTAGAAGAGAGCAACCAAGGAGAATCCTCAACAGCTAGGACTTTGTGGTTACCACTAAATGCATTTAGAAGCAGAAATTTAGTTCATCCAACACAGTTAACATCACCAAGATTTCAATGTGGTTATGTTTTGTTACATCTCTTCAGTCGAATGAGACCTCAAGAGGATTCATCAGATGACAACAGCTCTGGGGAGGTTGTTATGCGAGTGACTTCTGTGTAA
- the MARCHF11 gene encoding E3 ubiquitin-protein ligase MARCHF11 isoform X2, protein MNCGEGSGGNLGGGEPQQNPAPPSEEPPPPPPPPPGKAAGVPPGPAPSGRSAKGGVGQGEKPETRSVCSNSSGEAGGGGAGPICKICFQGAEQGELLNPCRCDGSVRYTHQLCLLKWISERGSWTCELCCYRYHVIAIKMKRPCQWQSITVTLVEKVQMIAVILGSLFLVASVTWLLWSAFSPYAVWQRKDLLFQICYGMYGFMDLVCIGREGMLPKNTGQHTADRVQPSIMAGELRFGK, encoded by the exons AACCTCGGCGGCGGGGAACCGCAGCAAAACCCCGCCCCGCCCTcagaggagccgccgccgccgccgccgccgccgcctgggaAAGCCGCAGGGGTCCCACCCGGACCGGCCCCCAGTGGTCGCTCCGCGAAGGGTGGGGTTGGACAGGGAGAGAAACCCGAGACCCGCTCGGTGTGTAGCAACAGCAGTGGGGAAGCCGGCGGGGGCGGTGCCGGCCCCATCTGCAAGATCTGCTTCCAGGGCGCCGAGCAG gGTGAACTGTTAAATCCTTGTCGATGTGATGGGTCAGTACGGTATACACATCAACTTTGCCTGTTGAAATGGATTAGTGAAAGAGGGTCCTGGACTTGCGAACTCTGTTGTTATAGATACCATGTTATAGCAATTAAAATGAAAAGGCCTTGCCAG tgGCAAAGCATTACTGTTACACTGGTTGAGAAAGTGCAGATGATTGCTGTAATTTTGGGATCACTGTTCTTGGTAGCAAGTGTAACTTGGCTTCTGTGGTCAGCCTTCAGTCCCTACGCAGTATGGCAAAGAAAAGACCTCCTTTTCCAAATCTGCTATGGAATGTATGGTTTTATGGATCTAGTCTGTATAG gGCGGGAAGGGATGTTACCAAAAAACACTGGACAACATACAGCAGATAGAGTGCAGCCTTCAATAATGGCGGGGGAGTTGAGGTTTGGGAAATAA